A genomic window from Camelina sativa cultivar DH55 chromosome 2, Cs, whole genome shotgun sequence includes:
- the LOC104746222 gene encoding ankyrin repeat domain-containing protein, chloroplastic isoform X1, with product MQLAAPHTISLLIPSHSPSRLSPSHQSLVFPRRLRSLSYSSQTSILPDAGDDFIVGDCLVYEDGVFEDPYLLHKEVTQVAHQEHKKKNRRVGESEIEAENLVPEEWRDIQAEVNLTKKDKRKIAQELEFGVRVEKKRQGLVPLRSVDLNEFLTFKEAKLAQLRPVTLDKPGTFSDDGASTDAPLTSSTERVAPKNPRWAVYGKGFDHVTNFFNSDKYDPTTGIKSDGRAGPRKLLSKEEKFMLNSRNPDLAVATSKKWLPLHTLAACGEFYLVDSLLKHNLDINATDVGGLTALHRAIIGKKQAVTNYLLRESANPFVLDDEGATLMHYAVQTASAPTIKLLLLYNADINAQDRDGWTPLHVAVQARRSDIAKLLLIKGADVEVKNKDGLTPLGLCLYMGRETRTYEMMKMLKEFPSSRHKKRLVSRDE from the exons ATGCAGCTCGCCGCACCACACACCATCTCTCTTCTCATCCCCTCTCACTCTCCCTCTCGTCTCTCTCCTTCTCATCAGTCCCTAGTTTTCCCCAGACGATTACGCTCTCTTTCATATTCTTCTCAAACGTCGATTCTCCCCGATGCCGGCGATGATTTCATAGTCGGTGACTGTCTCGTCTACGAGGACGGCGTCTTCGAAGACCCTTACCTTCTTCACAAGGAGGTAACCCAGGTTGCTCACCAggagcacaagaagaagaatcggCGGGTCGGGGAGTCAGAGATTGAGGCCGAGAACCTCGTGCCGGAGGAATGGAGGGATATCCAGGCGGAAGTGAACCTGACCAAGAAGGACAAACGCAAAATTGCGCAGGAGCTGGAGTTCGGGGTTcgggtggagaagaagagacaaggCCTGGTTCCCCTGAGGAGCGTCGACTTGAATGAGTTTCTGACTTTCAAGGAAGCCAAGTTGGCTCAACTCAGGCCTGTCACTCTCGATAAACCGGGCACTTTCTCCGACGATGGAGCCTCAACCGATGCTCCTTTAACATCTTCCACCGAGCGAGTTGCTCCTAAGAATCCTAGATGGGCTGTCTACGGCAAGGGATTTGACCACGTTACCAACTTCTTCAATAGTGACAAGTACGATCCCACCACTGGCATTAAATCTGACGGTAG AGCAGGCCCTCGGAAGCTgctttcaaaagaagaaaaatttatgCTCAATAGCCGGAATCCTGACCTAGCTGTTGCCACCTCC AAAAAATGGCTTCCTCTTCACACACTGGCAGCGTGCGGAGAGTTTTATCTGGTTGATTCCTTGCTAAAGCACAATCTTGATATCAACGCAACCGACGTG GGCGGTTTGACAGCACTTCACCGAGCAATAATTGGTAAAAAGCAGGCTGTTACCAACTACCTACTGAGGGAGTCAGCAAACCcatttgttcttgatgat GAAGGTGCGACCTTGATGCACTACGCTGTGCAAACAGCATCGGCTCCCACAATAAAACTTCTCCTACTGTATAACGCTGATATAAACGCTCAAGACAGG GACGGGTGGACTCCCCTGCACGTTGCAGTACAGGCCAGAAGAAGCGACATTGCAAAGCTTCTTCTGATAAAAGGGGCGGATGTAGAAGTGAAGAACAAG GATGGGTTAACTCCGCTTGGCCTTTGCCTCTACATGGGAAGAGAGACAAGGACGTatgagatgatgaagatgttgaaAGAGTTTCCCAGTAGCAGACACAAGAAGAGATTGGTATCAAGAGATGAATGA
- the LOC104746222 gene encoding ankyrin repeat domain-containing protein, chloroplastic isoform X2, which translates to MQLAAPHTISLLIPSHSPSRLSPSHQSLVFPRRLRSLSYSSQTSILPDAGDDFIVGDCLVYEDGVFEDPYLLHKEVTQVAHQEHKKKNRRVGESEIEAENLVPEEWRDIQAEVNLTKKDKRKIAQELEFGVRVEKKRQGLVPLRSVDLNEFLTFKEAKLAQLRPVTLDKPGTFSDDGASTDAPLTSSTERVAPKNPRWAVYGKGFDHVTNFFNSDKYDPTTGIKSDGPRKLLSKEEKFMLNSRNPDLAVATSKKWLPLHTLAACGEFYLVDSLLKHNLDINATDVGGLTALHRAIIGKKQAVTNYLLRESANPFVLDDEGATLMHYAVQTASAPTIKLLLLYNADINAQDRDGWTPLHVAVQARRSDIAKLLLIKGADVEVKNKDGLTPLGLCLYMGRETRTYEMMKMLKEFPSSRHKKRLVSRDE; encoded by the exons ATGCAGCTCGCCGCACCACACACCATCTCTCTTCTCATCCCCTCTCACTCTCCCTCTCGTCTCTCTCCTTCTCATCAGTCCCTAGTTTTCCCCAGACGATTACGCTCTCTTTCATATTCTTCTCAAACGTCGATTCTCCCCGATGCCGGCGATGATTTCATAGTCGGTGACTGTCTCGTCTACGAGGACGGCGTCTTCGAAGACCCTTACCTTCTTCACAAGGAGGTAACCCAGGTTGCTCACCAggagcacaagaagaagaatcggCGGGTCGGGGAGTCAGAGATTGAGGCCGAGAACCTCGTGCCGGAGGAATGGAGGGATATCCAGGCGGAAGTGAACCTGACCAAGAAGGACAAACGCAAAATTGCGCAGGAGCTGGAGTTCGGGGTTcgggtggagaagaagagacaaggCCTGGTTCCCCTGAGGAGCGTCGACTTGAATGAGTTTCTGACTTTCAAGGAAGCCAAGTTGGCTCAACTCAGGCCTGTCACTCTCGATAAACCGGGCACTTTCTCCGACGATGGAGCCTCAACCGATGCTCCTTTAACATCTTCCACCGAGCGAGTTGCTCCTAAGAATCCTAGATGGGCTGTCTACGGCAAGGGATTTGACCACGTTACCAACTTCTTCAATAGTGACAAGTACGATCCCACCACTGGCATTAAATCTGACG GCCCTCGGAAGCTgctttcaaaagaagaaaaatttatgCTCAATAGCCGGAATCCTGACCTAGCTGTTGCCACCTCC AAAAAATGGCTTCCTCTTCACACACTGGCAGCGTGCGGAGAGTTTTATCTGGTTGATTCCTTGCTAAAGCACAATCTTGATATCAACGCAACCGACGTG GGCGGTTTGACAGCACTTCACCGAGCAATAATTGGTAAAAAGCAGGCTGTTACCAACTACCTACTGAGGGAGTCAGCAAACCcatttgttcttgatgat GAAGGTGCGACCTTGATGCACTACGCTGTGCAAACAGCATCGGCTCCCACAATAAAACTTCTCCTACTGTATAACGCTGATATAAACGCTCAAGACAGG GACGGGTGGACTCCCCTGCACGTTGCAGTACAGGCCAGAAGAAGCGACATTGCAAAGCTTCTTCTGATAAAAGGGGCGGATGTAGAAGTGAAGAACAAG GATGGGTTAACTCCGCTTGGCCTTTGCCTCTACATGGGAAGAGAGACAAGGACGTatgagatgatgaagatgttgaaAGAGTTTCCCAGTAGCAGACACAAGAAGAGATTGGTATCAAGAGATGAATGA
- the LOC104746307 gene encoding bifunctional nuclease 2, with translation MPGVAFSSVPASDLGIFFSDSTAFSRSISASSSSSSSSSSLRCCSPFNNLRSLRSLRPPKFSPICCDSSSHGSSSTSPDLEFLQASVLVAETSMHYKMRRHGFRHDSMWQASRHLPPFAVRASESTPLGVLPIGLGFLRQFKHPTIFLKISCDGDYLLPLIVGDAAVEKLLDVAQTEECPDQFQFVSAVVDKLGYEVKMVKLTSRVVNTYYASLCLGKPGDSDIICFDSRPSDAINVARSCQAPIYVNKAIVLEEAIKIGYGGRSQSAKPVFNVILDSAPEGPDPLSEELILVRNMDLASKEERYMDAAMWRDKLKKLQNSSSAVYNKGVATPESYE, from the exons ATGCCCGGAGTTGCCTTCTCTTCTGTTCCTGCCTCCGATCTGGGAATATTCTTCTCCGACTCCACGGCCTTCTCCCGCTCCATCTCagcctcatcatcatcatcatcttccagtTCCTCCTTACGATGTTGCTCCCCATTCAACAACCTCCGATCGCTTCGCTCTCTTCGTCCCCCTAAGTTTTCTCCTATATGTTGCGATTCTTCTTCACACGGCAGCTCCTCTACTTCTCCCGATCTCGAGTTTCTCCAAGCCTCTGTCCTCGTTGCAG AGACAAGTATGCATTACAAAATGCGGAGACATGGATTCCGGCATGATTCAATGTGGCAAGCTTCCAGGCATTTGCCTCCTTTTGCTGTGAGAGCTAGTGAATCCACCCCACTTGGTGTTCTCCCCATTGGCCTCGGCTTTCTCCGTCAATTCAAGCACCCTACTATTTTTCTCAAGATCTCCTGTGATGGTGACTACTTGCTTCCCCttattgttg GGGATGCTGCTGTTGAGAAACTTTTAGACGTTGCCCAGACTGAG GAATGCCCTGATCAGTTCCAGTTCGTGTCTGCTGTTGTCGATAAACTTGGATATGAA GTTAAAATGGTAAAGCTTACTAGTAGAGTTGTGAATACTTACTACGCAAGTCTATGTCTTGGCAAG CCAGGAGACAGTGATATTATATGCTTTGACTCACGGCCATCAGATGCCATCAACGTTGCTCGATCATGCCAG GCTCCAATATATGTGAATAAAGCAATAGTTCTTGAAGAGGCTATCAAAATTGGTTATGGAGGCAGATCGCAGAGCGCAAAGCCTGTTTTCAATGTTATACTTGAcag CGCTCCCGAGGGACCAGATCCTTTATCAGAAGAGCTTATACTAGTGAGGAATATGGATCTGGCGTCTAAAGAGGAAAGGTACATGGATGCAG CGATGTGGAGAGACAAATTGAAGAAGCTTCAGAACTCGAG CTCTGCTGTATATAATAAGGGTGTAGCAACTCCTGAGAGCTACGAGTAG
- the LOC104746315 gene encoding thiosulfate sulfurtransferase 16, chloroplastic isoform X2, translated as MAEERRVPSSVSVTVAHDLLLAGHRYLDVRTPEEFSQGHPCGAINVPYLKRGPSGMSKNPDFLEQVSSHFGQSDDIIVGCQSGGRSFIATTDLLDASKMSAVAMLPGPRMGFLHKTDCDMAGVTHHHHHL; from the exons atggcGGAGGAGAGAAGAGTCCCATCATCGGTGTCGGTCACAGTCGCCCACGACCTTCTTCTAGCCGGCCATCGCTATTTGGATGTCAG gACTCCGGAAGAGTTTAGCCAGGGACATCCCTGTGGGGCGATCAACGTTCCTTACCTGAAGCGAGGACCATCAG GGATGTCAAAGAACCCCGACTTCCTGGAACAAGTCTCCTCCCACTTCGGACAATCGGACGACATCATTGTTGGCTGCCAGAGCGGGGGTAGATCTTTCATAGCCACCACCGATCTTCTCGATGCT TCAAAGATGTCAGCGGTGGCTATGCTGCCTGGGCCCAGAATGGGCTTCCTACACAAGACTGACTGTGATATGGCCGGAGTcactcaccaccaccatcatctaTAA
- the LOC104746315 gene encoding thiosulfate sulfurtransferase 16, chloroplastic isoform X1 — MAEERRVPSSVSVTVAHDLLLAGHRYLDVRTPEEFSQGHPCGAINVPYLKRGPSAGMSKNPDFLEQVSSHFGQSDDIIVGCQSGGRSFIATTDLLDASKMSAVAMLPGPRMGFLHKTDCDMAGVTHHHHHL; from the exons atggcGGAGGAGAGAAGAGTCCCATCATCGGTGTCGGTCACAGTCGCCCACGACCTTCTTCTAGCCGGCCATCGCTATTTGGATGTCAG gACTCCGGAAGAGTTTAGCCAGGGACATCCCTGTGGGGCGATCAACGTTCCTTACCTGAAGCGAGGACCATCAG CAGGGATGTCAAAGAACCCCGACTTCCTGGAACAAGTCTCCTCCCACTTCGGACAATCGGACGACATCATTGTTGGCTGCCAGAGCGGGGGTAGATCTTTCATAGCCACCACCGATCTTCTCGATGCT TCAAAGATGTCAGCGGTGGCTATGCTGCCTGGGCCCAGAATGGGCTTCCTACACAAGACTGACTGTGATATGGCCGGAGTcactcaccaccaccatcatctaTAA
- the LOC104746315 gene encoding thiosulfate sulfurtransferase 16, chloroplastic isoform X3 yields the protein MAEERRVPSSVSVTVAHDLLLAGHRYLDVRTPEEFSQGHPCGAINVPYLKRGPSAGMSKNPDFLEQVSSHFGQSDDIIVGCQSGGRSFIATTDLLDAGFTAVKDVSGGYAAWAQNGLPTQD from the exons atggcGGAGGAGAGAAGAGTCCCATCATCGGTGTCGGTCACAGTCGCCCACGACCTTCTTCTAGCCGGCCATCGCTATTTGGATGTCAG gACTCCGGAAGAGTTTAGCCAGGGACATCCCTGTGGGGCGATCAACGTTCCTTACCTGAAGCGAGGACCATCAG CAGGGATGTCAAAGAACCCCGACTTCCTGGAACAAGTCTCCTCCCACTTCGGACAATCGGACGACATCATTGTTGGCTGCCAGAGCGGGGGTAGATCTTTCATAGCCACCACCGATCTTCTCGATGCT GGTTTCACGGCAGTCAAAGATGTCAGCGGTGGCTATGCTGCCTGGGCCCAGAATGGGCTTCCTACACAAGACTGA
- the LOC104746315 gene encoding thiosulfate sulfurtransferase 16, chloroplastic isoform X4 → MAEERRVPSSVSVTVAHDLLLAGHRYLDVRTPEEFSQGHPCGAINVPYLKRGPSGMSKNPDFLEQVSSHFGQSDDIIVGCQSGGRSFIATTDLLDAGFTAVKDVSGGYAAWAQNGLPTQD, encoded by the exons atggcGGAGGAGAGAAGAGTCCCATCATCGGTGTCGGTCACAGTCGCCCACGACCTTCTTCTAGCCGGCCATCGCTATTTGGATGTCAG gACTCCGGAAGAGTTTAGCCAGGGACATCCCTGTGGGGCGATCAACGTTCCTTACCTGAAGCGAGGACCATCAG GGATGTCAAAGAACCCCGACTTCCTGGAACAAGTCTCCTCCCACTTCGGACAATCGGACGACATCATTGTTGGCTGCCAGAGCGGGGGTAGATCTTTCATAGCCACCACCGATCTTCTCGATGCT GGTTTCACGGCAGTCAAAGATGTCAGCGGTGGCTATGCTGCCTGGGCCCAGAATGGGCTTCCTACACAAGACTGA
- the LOC104746341 gene encoding protein GRIP-like isoform X1, which translates to MSQDKEEEPAQEEEKQDLSHMNGSLENDEDQLLQMIAQLRLENDFLKSQFKDELVEAEESAQLKQQVASLSREIDVEKQTRVAAEQALEHLREAYSEADAKSHEYSQAQQKLEQEIKDRDEKYAELDAKLARLHKRAKQRIQEIQKEKDDLNARFQELNETAERASSQHSSMQQELERTRQQANEALKAMDAERQQLRSANNKLRDTIEELRGSLQPKEIKIETLQQSLLDKDQILEDLKKQLQAVEERKQTTVAELSAKHQKNLESLEAQVVDALSERDKAAENISLLQVLLAEKESTIAEMEAAATGEAARLRAAAETLKGELAHLKAENEKEKETWEASCDALKSKLETAESNYLQAEIEVAKMRSQLGSEMSMQTQMLSTKDAELKGAREEINRLQSEFSSYKIRAHALLQKKDMELAAAKDSEQIKSLEEALKEAEKEVYLVSAERDRAQQDLQGALASLEKELEERAGVLKDAREQIKSLELKLDSAVARNQAEKQAWEEDLRVLEETWRRRCEALTAQSEASSAEGLEKELEDAKLRNKRLKEEHESVRALADRLIEEKDQEISRLVDENKNLRKSIEAKPVWNESFSQVHHYGNNNTESQLQDVTNVSTSAAEHQILILARQQAQREEELAQTQRHILALQEEIEELERENRLRSQQEAMLKRELREMEREQKREGVDMTYLKNVILKLLETGEVEALLPVVGMLLQFSPEEIQKCQQAYHSSTATTTTTEASPGPAASEGSGLSLFSRFSFS; encoded by the exons ATGTCCCAAGACAAGGAGGAGGAACctgcacaagaagaagaaaagcaggACTTGTCTCACATGAATGGATCGCTTGAAAACGACGAAGACCAGCTACTCCAAATGATTGCTCAACTGAGATTAGAAAACGACTTTCTCAAATCCCAATTCAAGGATGAGCTAGTGGAAGCGGAGGAATCAGCTCAGCTTAAACAACAAGTCGCATCATTGAGCAGAGAGATTGATGTGGAAAAACAAACTCGTGTTGCAGCTGAGCAAGCTCTTGAGCATCTCAGGGAAGCCTACTCTGAGGCTGATGCTAAATCCCATGAATACTCCCAAG CTCAACAGAAACTGGAGCAGGAAATTAAAGACCGCGACGAGAAATATGCCGAGCTCGATGCCAAACTCGCCAGGCTTCACAAAAGGGCTAAACAGCGTATTCAAGAAATCCAAAAG GAAAAAGATGATCTCAACGCCCGTTTCCAGGAACTTAATGAAACAGCTGAGCGAGCTTCTTCTCAGCACTCATCCATGCAACAAGAGCTCGAACGCACTAGGCAACAGGCCAATGAAGCACTCAAAGCTATGGATGCTGAGAGGCAACAACTTAGGAGTGCCAATAACAA GCTCAGGGATACTATCGAGGAACTACGCGGCTCACTGCAGCCTAAAGAAATTAAGATTGAGACATTGCAACAGTCGCTTCTTGATAAGGACCAG ATTCTGGAGGACCTGAAAAAGCAGTTACAAGCTGtggaagaaagaaagcaaactACAGTTGCCGAGTTGTCAGCCAAACATCAAAAG AACTTAGAGAGTTTGGAAGCACAGGTCGTAGATGCTCTATCTGAGAGGGACAAAGCAGCCGAAAACATTTCGTTGCTGCAG GTACTGCTTGCAGAGAAGGAATCTACAATCGCAGAGATGGAGGCAGCTGCAACTGGCGAAGCAGCAAGGCTAAGGGCTGCTGCAGAAACTCTTAAAGGAGAGCTTGCACACCTTAAAGCGGAGAAT gaaaaggaaaaagagactTGGGAAGCTTCATGCGACGCCCTTAAATCTAAACTGGAAACCGCTGAAAGCAACTACTTACAGGCTGAAATCGAAGTGGCTAAAATGAGAA GTCAGCTGGGATCAGAAATGTCCATGCAGACACAGATGCTAAGCACAAAAGATGCGGAACTTAAAGGTGCAAGAGAAGAG ATCAACCGTCTCCAAAGTGAATTTTCTTCTTACAAGATCCGTGCTCATGCGCTTCTGCAAAAGAAGGACATGGAGCTGGCTGCTGCTAAAGACTCTGAACAGATAAAATCTCTTGAGGAAGCTCTAAAG GAAGCTGAAAAAGAAGTATATTTGGTATCTGCAGAGAGGGATAGGGCACAGCAAGATCTTCAGGGTGCTTTGGCTAGCCTTGAGAAAGAACTTGAAGAAAG AGCTGGAGTACTTAAAGATGCCAGGGAGCAGATCAAAAGTCTTGAATTGAAGCTTGACTCTGCTGTTGCTCGCAATCAGGCGGAGAAACAAGCATGGGAAGAAGACCTTCGGGTTTTAGAAGAAACATGGCGAC GAAGATGTGAAGCTTTAACAGCTCAAAGTGAAGCCTCCTCTGCAGAAGGTCTAGAAAAAGAATTAGAAGATGCCAAACTGCGGAATAAACGACTGAAG GAGGAGCATGAATCAGTACGTGCGCTTGCAGATAGACTCATTGAGGAGAAGGATCAAGAGATATCCAGACTTGTGGATGAGAATAAAAATCTTCGAAAATCTATTGAAGCAAAACCAGta TGGAACGAATCTTTCTCTCAGGTTCACCACTATGGGAACAACAACACAG AGTCACAACTGCAGGATGTAACTAACGTGAGTACTTCTGCAGCAGAGCACCAGATTCTG ATATTGGCAAGGCAACAAGctcagagagaagaagagttagCACAGACACAGCGCCATATTTTAGCTCTTCAG GAGGAAATAGAGGAGCTTGAGCGCGAAAACCGTCTTCGCAGTCAACAG GAAGCTATGCTAAAGAGGGAGTTGAGGGAGATGGAAAGAGAACAGAAGAGAGAAGGTGTAGATATGACATACCTAAAGAATGTGATATTAAAACTGCTGGAAACAG GTGAAGTGGAGGCTTTACTACCTGTAGTGGGGATGTTGCTTCAGTTTAGTCCAGAGGAG ATCCAGAAGTGTCAGCAAGCCTACCATAGCTCCACAGCAACAACGACGACGACAGAGGCGAGTCCAGGTCCGGCGGCAAGTGAGGGTTCAGGTCTATCACTCTTCTCAAGATTCTCGTTTTCCTAG
- the LOC104746341 gene encoding protein GRIP-like isoform X2: MSQDKEEEPAQEEEKQDLSHMNGSLENDEDQLLQMIAQLRLENDFLKSQFKDELVEAEESAQLKQQVASLSREIDVEKQTRVAAEQALEHLREAYSEADAKSHEYSQAQQKLEQEIKDRDEKYAELDAKLARLHKRAKQRIQEIQKEKDDLNARFQELNETAERASSQHSSMQQELERTRQQANEALKAMDAERQQLRSANNKLRDTIEELRGSLQPKEIKIETLQQSLLDKDQILEDLKKQLQAVEERKQTTVAELSAKHQKNLESLEAQVVDALSERDKAAENISLLQVLLAEKESTIAEMEAAATGEAARLRAAAETLKGELAHLKAENEKEKETWEASCDALKSKLETAESNYLQAEIEVAKMRSQLGSEMSMQTQMLSTKDAELKGAREEINRLQSEFSSYKIRAHALLQKKDMELAAAKDSEQIKSLEEALKEAEKEVYLVSAERDRAQQDLQGALASLEKELEERAGVLKDAREQIKSLELKLDSAVARNQAEKQAWEEDLRVLEETWRRRCEALTAQSEASSAEGLEKELEDAKLRNKRLKEEHESVRALADRLIEEKDQEISRLVDENKNLRKSIEAKPVVHHYGNNNTESQLQDVTNVSTSAAEHQILILARQQAQREEELAQTQRHILALQEEIEELERENRLRSQQEAMLKRELREMEREQKREGVDMTYLKNVILKLLETGEVEALLPVVGMLLQFSPEEIQKCQQAYHSSTATTTTTEASPGPAASEGSGLSLFSRFSFS; the protein is encoded by the exons ATGTCCCAAGACAAGGAGGAGGAACctgcacaagaagaagaaaagcaggACTTGTCTCACATGAATGGATCGCTTGAAAACGACGAAGACCAGCTACTCCAAATGATTGCTCAACTGAGATTAGAAAACGACTTTCTCAAATCCCAATTCAAGGATGAGCTAGTGGAAGCGGAGGAATCAGCTCAGCTTAAACAACAAGTCGCATCATTGAGCAGAGAGATTGATGTGGAAAAACAAACTCGTGTTGCAGCTGAGCAAGCTCTTGAGCATCTCAGGGAAGCCTACTCTGAGGCTGATGCTAAATCCCATGAATACTCCCAAG CTCAACAGAAACTGGAGCAGGAAATTAAAGACCGCGACGAGAAATATGCCGAGCTCGATGCCAAACTCGCCAGGCTTCACAAAAGGGCTAAACAGCGTATTCAAGAAATCCAAAAG GAAAAAGATGATCTCAACGCCCGTTTCCAGGAACTTAATGAAACAGCTGAGCGAGCTTCTTCTCAGCACTCATCCATGCAACAAGAGCTCGAACGCACTAGGCAACAGGCCAATGAAGCACTCAAAGCTATGGATGCTGAGAGGCAACAACTTAGGAGTGCCAATAACAA GCTCAGGGATACTATCGAGGAACTACGCGGCTCACTGCAGCCTAAAGAAATTAAGATTGAGACATTGCAACAGTCGCTTCTTGATAAGGACCAG ATTCTGGAGGACCTGAAAAAGCAGTTACAAGCTGtggaagaaagaaagcaaactACAGTTGCCGAGTTGTCAGCCAAACATCAAAAG AACTTAGAGAGTTTGGAAGCACAGGTCGTAGATGCTCTATCTGAGAGGGACAAAGCAGCCGAAAACATTTCGTTGCTGCAG GTACTGCTTGCAGAGAAGGAATCTACAATCGCAGAGATGGAGGCAGCTGCAACTGGCGAAGCAGCAAGGCTAAGGGCTGCTGCAGAAACTCTTAAAGGAGAGCTTGCACACCTTAAAGCGGAGAAT gaaaaggaaaaagagactTGGGAAGCTTCATGCGACGCCCTTAAATCTAAACTGGAAACCGCTGAAAGCAACTACTTACAGGCTGAAATCGAAGTGGCTAAAATGAGAA GTCAGCTGGGATCAGAAATGTCCATGCAGACACAGATGCTAAGCACAAAAGATGCGGAACTTAAAGGTGCAAGAGAAGAG ATCAACCGTCTCCAAAGTGAATTTTCTTCTTACAAGATCCGTGCTCATGCGCTTCTGCAAAAGAAGGACATGGAGCTGGCTGCTGCTAAAGACTCTGAACAGATAAAATCTCTTGAGGAAGCTCTAAAG GAAGCTGAAAAAGAAGTATATTTGGTATCTGCAGAGAGGGATAGGGCACAGCAAGATCTTCAGGGTGCTTTGGCTAGCCTTGAGAAAGAACTTGAAGAAAG AGCTGGAGTACTTAAAGATGCCAGGGAGCAGATCAAAAGTCTTGAATTGAAGCTTGACTCTGCTGTTGCTCGCAATCAGGCGGAGAAACAAGCATGGGAAGAAGACCTTCGGGTTTTAGAAGAAACATGGCGAC GAAGATGTGAAGCTTTAACAGCTCAAAGTGAAGCCTCCTCTGCAGAAGGTCTAGAAAAAGAATTAGAAGATGCCAAACTGCGGAATAAACGACTGAAG GAGGAGCATGAATCAGTACGTGCGCTTGCAGATAGACTCATTGAGGAGAAGGATCAAGAGATATCCAGACTTGTGGATGAGAATAAAAATCTTCGAAAATCTATTGAAGCAAAACCAGta GTTCACCACTATGGGAACAACAACACAG AGTCACAACTGCAGGATGTAACTAACGTGAGTACTTCTGCAGCAGAGCACCAGATTCTG ATATTGGCAAGGCAACAAGctcagagagaagaagagttagCACAGACACAGCGCCATATTTTAGCTCTTCAG GAGGAAATAGAGGAGCTTGAGCGCGAAAACCGTCTTCGCAGTCAACAG GAAGCTATGCTAAAGAGGGAGTTGAGGGAGATGGAAAGAGAACAGAAGAGAGAAGGTGTAGATATGACATACCTAAAGAATGTGATATTAAAACTGCTGGAAACAG GTGAAGTGGAGGCTTTACTACCTGTAGTGGGGATGTTGCTTCAGTTTAGTCCAGAGGAG ATCCAGAAGTGTCAGCAAGCCTACCATAGCTCCACAGCAACAACGACGACGACAGAGGCGAGTCCAGGTCCGGCGGCAAGTGAGGGTTCAGGTCTATCACTCTTCTCAAGATTCTCGTTTTCCTAG